In Monodelphis domestica isolate mMonDom1 chromosome 4, mMonDom1.pri, whole genome shotgun sequence, one DNA window encodes the following:
- the SON gene encoding protein SON isoform X4 encodes MATNIEQIFRSFVVSKFREIQQELSSGRVEGQLNGETNPPVEGNQSGDAAACARSLPNEEIVQKIEEVLSGVLDTELRYKPDLKEASRKSRCVSVQTDPTDEIPTKKSKKHKKHKNKKKKKKKEKEKEKKYKRQSEESDSKLKSHHGGNVGLESDSYLKFDSEPSVMGLEHPVRALGLPKPPAVMLKSPTMTLGLNESPAVALEPPTIAVEISEPHTLVALKPTSVGELSELHAALVPEPFTLEQPETSVAVTLESSVKQTLESPAVMPVPTTAVVQKSSEAYVTVSSEYNARSVTKHLEIPSSEQSKTTLLEPPASKVLELSETSGVIASETPAEAYPRPRSSITLELPESSVTEVLRLPEQSTTIPLLSMEPPTTTVLELPKPPAISVLEMPGPPTTPVPELPGPPTTPMLELPGPPMTSVPELLRTPTTSAPELPGPPVTSASELPGPPVTSTPELPGPPVTSTPELPGPPVTSVPELPGLPMTSVPEVPGPPVIPVPEAPVPEVLGSPVASVLEFRGPPATPVQAPELLGPPVTLVPELPGPPATLVQVPELPGPSATPVLELSQDLPGLPAPSMVSELPEEVPRQPTMALELPQELPGLPVVTTAMELPGQPVATVALELAEQPVMTTEPEQPTVMPALELPGQPEVTTASGLPGQPVATTAPELPGQPEVPELRGLPSVTGVSELPGQPSATVAQELPGQSGALGQPVATVALELLGQPVASELSGQPTGAAALELPGQPVATVALEISSHSVMTTSDLTTMTVSQSMEVPSTTALESYSTVAQELPTTLVGDTSVTVSVDPLMTPESHMLASNTMDSQMLASNTMDSQMLASNTMDSQMLASNTMDSQMLASNTMDSQMLASNSMDSQMLASNSMDSQMLASNSMDSQMLATSTMDSQMLATSTMDSQMLATSTMDSQMLATSTMDSQMLATSTMDSQMLATSTMDSQMLATSTMDSQMLATSTMDSQMLASSTMDSQMLATSTMDSQMLASSTMDAQMLASSTPESSMLGPKSPDPYRLAQDPYRLAQDPYRLGHDPYRLGHDPYRLGQDPYRLGHDPYRLAPDPYRMSPRPYRIAPRPYRIAPRPYRLAPRPLMLASRRSMMMSYAAERSMMSSYAAERSMMSYERSMMSPMAERSMMSAYERSMMSAYERSMMSPMAERSMMSAYERSMMAYERSMMSPMAERSMMSMGADRSMMSSYSDRSMMSSYSDRSMMSSYTADRSMMSMTADSYADSYTDSYTEAYMVPPLPPEEPPTMPPLPPEEPPMTPPLPPEEPPEGPSLPVEQSALPVENTWATAGTALLSEEPALPPEPPVMQTEIPESTMSDYSVGAAEPSVLTSEPAITISEPPPEPESSMTSTSLESHMTQEHAIIGPQVAVLSSGAVSETAIPTAESTESPIVTESVETFEPILASGPISDQMMFLSEVAVPEPSDMVVSEMTVPEPAEVAVPEPAEAVIPEPAEMTVTGLTEVAVQGLAEVAVQGPAEMAVQGSTEVMIQGPEEVTYQAPTEVAYQAPTEVAYQAPTEVAYQAPTEVAYQAPTEVAYQAPTEVAYQAPTEVAYQAPTEVAYQAPTEVAYQAPTEVAYQAPTEVAYQAPTEVAYQAPTEVAYQAPTEVAYQAPTEVAYQAPTEVAYQAPTEVAYQAPTEVADRGPAEVMFQAPTEVAFQGPTEVADRGPAEVMFQEPATVVVQESAMVVPELTVALSEPAMVEVAKPEATVLEPFVTVPEGTLVVPELTPVMMESTVMTSEPVIKRTDIATSAEPNLPQQSAIQEMFIQSSEESNNEKRQLESHSYESIHHVNIILDVNSPLMTKETEHNTVSATSPVVSEIGMEKFLPGNETDRNTILTTCSSEANIVETVSTTSSHIHELDVKGTTKEIELYAASVTSSISKADIEGPLPTQEIEHDMVISTSPSGGSEADIEGPLPANDIHHDILSANNLLSKNEPEASLPVKDTEHDVLIAISHKDGSSEAEKETPLPAKNIEHESVPAANICDLNDADLVRPLLPKDMERVTNLRTDVEGPLPASGVERDIVTTASPIVISVPERASESSSEEKDDYEIFVKVKDTHDKSKKTKSRDKGDKERKRDSSLRSRSKRSKSSEHKSRRRTSESRSRARKRSSKSKSHRSQTRSRSRSRRRRRSSRSRSKSRGRRSLSKEKRKRSPKHRSKSRERKRKRSSSRDNRKVARARSRTPSRRSRSHTPSRRRRSRSVVRRRSFSISPVRRSRTPSRRSRTPSRRSRTPSRRSRTPSRRRRSRSVVRRRSFSISPVRLRRSRTPLRRRFSRSPIRRKRSRSSERGRSPPKRLTDLDKAQLLEIAKANAAAMCAKAGVPLPPNLKPAPPPTVEEKVAKKSGGATIEELTEKCKQIAQSKEDDDVIVNKPHVSDEEEEERPFYHHPFKLNEPKPIFFNLNIAAAKPTPPKNQVTLTKEFPVSSGSQHRKKEADSVYGEWVPVEKNGEENKDDDNVFSSNLPTEPVDISTAMSERALAQKRLSENAFDLEAMSMLNRAQERIDAWAQLNSIPGQFTGSTGVQVLTQEQLANTGAQAWIKKDQFLRAAPVTGGMGAVLMRKMGWREGEGLGKNKEGNKEPILVDFKTDRKGLVAVGERAQKRSGNFSAAMKDLSGKHPVSALMEICNKRRWQPPEFLLVHDSGPDHRKHFLFRVLRNGSPYQPNCMFFLNRY; translated from the exons tggcAGGGTTGAAGGCCAGCTGAATGGTGAAACAAACCCACCTGTTGAAGGAAACCAGTCAGGTGATGCAGCTGCCTGTGCAAGGAGCCTACCAAATGAAGAAATAGTGCAGAAAATAGAAGAAGTGCTATCTGGGGTCCTAGACACAGAATTGCGGTATAAACCAG atttaaagGAGGCCTCCAGAAAAAGTAGATGTGTATCTGTACAAACAGACCCTACTGATGAAATTCCCactaaaaaatcaaagaaacataaaaaacacaaaaataaaaagaagaaaaagaagaaagagaaagagaaagagaaaaaatacaaaagacagtcagaagaatctgaTTCAAAGCTGAAATCTCATCATGGTGGGAATGTAGGGTTAGAGTCTGATTCCTATTTGAAATTTGATTCAGAGCCCTCAGTGATGGGGCTGGAACACCCTGTAAGAGCACTTGGGCTCCCTAAGCCCCCTGCAGTAATGCTGAAGTCACCAACAATGACATTGGGACTGAATGAATCCCCTGCAGTTGCTCTGGAACCTCCTACAATAGCAGTAGAGATATCAGAACCACATACTTTAGTTGCACTGAAGCCAACTTCAGTTGGGGAACTATCAGAACTACATGCAGCATTAGTCCCAGAACCCTTCACGTTAGAGCAACCAGAGACATCTGTGGCTGTAACCCTGGAATCATCTGTGAAACAGACGTTGGAATCTCCTGCAGTGATGCCTGTGCCTACTACAGCAGTAGTGCAGAAGTCGTCTGAGGCATACGTGACAGTGTCATCAGAATACAATGCAAGATCTGTGACGAAGCATTTGGAGATTCCATCTTCAGAGCAGTCTAAGACCACATTACTTGAGCCTCCAGCATCAAAAGTGCTCGAGTTATCAGAAACTTCTGGGGTGATAGCATCAGAGACACCTGCAGAGGCCTATCCTAGGCCAAGATCATCAATAACTTTGGAGTTGCCAGAGTCATCTGTAACCGAAGTTCTGAGGTTGCCTGAGCAATCTACAACAATACCATTGTTGTCTATGGAGCCTCCTACAACTACAGTATTGGAGTTGCCCAAACCACCTGCAATCTCAGTGCTAGAAATGCCTGGACCCCCCACAACACCAGTGCCGGAGCTGCCAGGACCCCCCACAACACCAATGTTGGAGTTGCCAGGGCCTCCTATGACATCGGTGCCGGAGCTGCTGAGAACCCCCACGACGTCAGCGCCGGAGCTTCCAGGGCCCCCCGTGACATCGGCATCGGAGCTTCCAGGGCCCCCTGTGACATCGACGCCGGAGCTTCCAGGGCCCCCCGTGACATCGACGCCGGAGCTTCCAGGGCCCCCCGTGACATCGGTGCCGGAGCTGCCAGGGCTCCCCATGACATCGGTGCCAGAGGTGCCAGGCCCTCCTGTGATTCCGGTGCCAGAGGCACCGGTTCCGGAGGTGCTGGGGTCCCCTGTGGCATCGGTACTAGAGTTTCGGGGGCCTCCTGCAACGCCGGTACAGGCTCCGGAGTTGCTGGGGCCCCCCGTGACACTGGTGCCAGAGTTGCCAGGGCCCCCTGCAACACTGGTACAGGTGCCAGAGTTGCCGGGGCCCTCGGCAACACCTGTGCTTGAGTTGTCACAGGATTTGCCTGGGCTTCCAGCACCATCGATGGTCTCGGAGTTGCCTGAGGAGGTGCCAAGGCAACCCACGATGGCGCTGGAATTGCCACAAGAGTTGCCAGGGCTGCCTGTGGTGACAACAGCAATGGAGTTGCCTGGGCAGCCTGTGGCGACTGTGGCTTTGGAATTGGCAGAACAACCTGTGATGACAACAGAGCCGGAGCAGCCTACGGTGATGCCAGCGCTGGAGTTGCCGGGGCAACCTGAGGTGACGACAGCATCAGGGTTGCCTGGGCAGCCTGTGGCTACAACAGCACCAGAGTTGCCCGGGCAGCCTGAGGTGCCAGAGTTGCGGGGGCTGCCTTCGGTGACTGGGGTGTCTGAGTTGCCAGGGCAGCCCTCAGCAACTGTGGCACAGGAATTGCCGGGGCAGTCAGGGGCACTAGGGCAGCCTGTGGCAACTGTGGCACTAGAGTTGCTGGGACAGCCTGTAGCATCAGAGCTGTCAGGGCAACCCACAGGAGCTGCAGCGCTAGAGTTGCCAGGGCAGCCTGTGGCAACTGTGGCGCTAGAGATATCGAGTCATTCTGTGATGACAACATCGGATCTGACAACGATGACCGTTTCACAATCCATGGAGGTGCCTTCAACGACAGCGCTGGAATCATACAGTACAGTAGCACAGGAGCTACCTACTACATTAGTGGGGGATACATCTGTAACAGTATCAGTGGATCCCCTGATGACCCCCGAGTCCCATATGTTAGCTTCCAATACCATGGACTCCCAGATGTTAGCTTCCAATACCATGGACTCCCAGATGTTAGCTTCCAATACCATGGACTCCCAGATGCTAGCTTCCAATACCATGGACTCCCAGATGCTAGCTTCTAATACCATGGACTCCCAGATGTTAGCTTCCAACAGCATGGACTCCCAGATGTTAGCTTCCAACAGCATGGACTCCCAGATGTTAGCTTCCAACAGCATGGACTCCCAGATGTTAGCGACTAGCACCATGGACTCCCAGATGTTAGCGACTAGCACCATGGATTCCCAGATGTTAGCGACTAGCACCATGGACTCCCAGATGTTAGCGACTAGCACCATGGACTCCCAGATGTTAGCGACTAGCACCATGGACTCCCAGATGTTAGCGACTAGCACCATGGACTCCCAGATGTTAGCGACTAGCACCATGGACTCCCAGATGTTAGCGACTAGCACCATGGACTCCCAGATGTTAGCCTCCAGCACCATGGACTCCCAGATGTTAGCGACTAGTACCATGGACTCCCAGATGTTAGCCTCCAGCACCATGGATGCCCAGATGTTAGCCTCCAGTACACCAGAGTCCTCTATGTTAGGTCCTAAGTCACCTGATCCCTACAGGTTAGCCCAAGATCCATACAGGTTAGCCCAGGATCCATACAGGTTAGGTCATGACCCTTACAGATTAGGTCATGACCCTTATAGGTTAGGACAGGACCCCTATAGGTTAGGCCATGATCCCTATAGGCTAGCTCCTGACCCCTATAGAATGTCACCCAGACCATATAGGATAGCACCGAGGCCATATAGAATAGCACCCAGGCCTTATAGATTAGCACCCAGACCCCTAATGTTAGCATCTAGGCGCTCTATGATGATGTCATATGCTGCTGAACGCTCTATGATGTCATCTTATGCCGCTGAACGCTCCATGATGTCCTATGAACGTTCTATGATGTCACCAATGGCTGAGCGTTCTATGATGTCAGCCTATGAGCGCTCTATGATGTCAGCTTATGAGCGCTCTATGATGTCTCCCATGGCTGAGCGCTCTATGATGTCAGCCTATGAACGTTCTATGATGGCTTATGAGCGTTCTATGATGTCTCCAATGGCTGAGAGGTCAATGATGTCTATGGGTGCTGACCGTTCCATGATGTCATCTTATTCTGACCGTTCCATGATGTCATCCTATTCTGACCGGTCCATGATGTCATCTTATACTGCTGACCGCTCAATGATGTCTATGACTGCTGATTCTTATGCTGATTCCTATACGGATTCCTATACTGAGGCTTATATGGTACCACCCTTGCCACCTGAGGAGCCCCCTACCATGCCACCTTTGCCACCTGAGGAGCCCCCTATGACACCACCATTACCTCCTGAGGAGCCCCCTGAGGGACCGTCATTACCTGTTGAGCAATCAGCACTACCTGTTGAAAATACATGGGCTACTGCTGGGACAGCATTACTCTCTGAAGAACCAGCATTGCCCCCTGAGCCTCCTGTGATGCAGACAGAGATTCCAGAGTCTACAATGTCTGATTATTCTGTAGGAGCTGCAGAGCCCTCTGTCTTAACATCAGAGCCTGCTATAACTATTTCAGAGCCACCACCAGAGCCAGAATCCTCTATGACATCAACATCTTTAGAGTCTCATATGACACAAGAACATGCTATTATAGGGCCGCAGGTAGCTGTCCTGTCTTCTGGTGCAGTGTCAGAAACTGCTATACCAACTGCAGAATCCACTGAGTCTCCTATTGTGACAGAATCAGTGGAAACTTTTGAGCCCATTTTAGCATCTGGGCCTATCTCAGACCAGATGATGTTTCTGTCAGAGGTGGCAGTCCCAGAACCCTCAGATATGGTGGTCTCAGAGATGACTGTCCCAGAGCCAGCGGAAGTGGCAGTCCCAGAGCCAGCAGAGGCAGTGATCCCAGAGCCAGCAGAGATGACAGTCACAGGGTTGACTGAGGTGGCGGTCCAGGGGCTGGCTGAGGTGGCGGTCCAGGGGCCGGCTGAGATGGCGGTCCAGGGGTCAACTGAGGTGATGATCCAAGGTCCAGAAGAGGTGACTTACCAGGCGCCGACAGAGGTGGCTTACCAGGCGCCGACAGAGGTGGCTTACCAGGCGCCGACAGAGGTGGCTTACCAGGCGCCGACAGAGGTGGCTTACCAGGCGCCGACAGAGGTGGCTTACCAGGCGCCGACAGAGGTGGCTTACCAGGCGCCGACAGAGGTGGCTTACCAGGCGCCGACAGAGGTGGCTTACCAGGCGCCGACAGAGGTGGCTTACCAGGCGCCGACAGAGGTGGCTTACCAGGCGCCGACAGAGGTGGCGTACCAGGCGCCGACAGAGGTGGCGTACCAGGCGCCGACAGAGGTGGCGTACCAGGCGCCGACAGAGGTGGCGTACCAGGCGCCGACAGAGGTGGCGTACCAGGCGCCGACAGAGGTGGCGTACCAGGCGCCGACAGAGGTGGCGTACCAGGCGCCGACAGAGGTGGCAGACCGGGGACCGGCAGAAGTGATGTTCCAGGCGCCGACAGAGGTGGCTTTCCAGGGGCCAACAGAGGTGGCAGACCGGGGACCGGCAGAAGTGATGTTCCAGGAGCCGGCCACAGTGGTGGTTCAGGAGTCAGCCATGGTGGTCCCAGAGCTGACTGTAGCACTCTCGGAGCCAGCCATGGTGGAGGTGGCCAAACCAGAAGCCACAGTTCTAGAGCCATTTGTGACAGTGCCTGAAGGTACTTTAGTAGTTCCTGAGCTGACCCCAGTGATGATGGAGTCCACAGTCATGACTTCAGAACCTGTTATTAAAAGAACAGATATAGCCACTTCTGCTGAGCCTAATCTTCCTCAACAGTCAGCCATTCAGGAAATGTTCATTCAGTCAAGTGAAGAATCAAATAATGAAAAGAGGCAACTAGAGAGTCATTCTTATGAAAGCATACaccatgtaaatataattttggatGTAAATAGTCCTTTAATGACAAAAGAGACAGAACATAACACTGTTTCTGCCACCAGCCCTGTTGTTAGTGAAATTGGTATGGAGAAATTTTTGCCTGGCAATGAGACTGATCGTAACACAATTTTGACCACCTGCTCTAGTGAAGCTAATATAGTTGAAACCGTATCTACCACTAGTTCCCATATTCATGAACTTGATGTAAAGGGAACTACTAAGGAGATTGAACTTTATGCAGCATCTGTTACCAGCTCAATAAGTAAGGCTGATATTGAGGGACCATTACCCACTCAAGAGATTGAACATGACATGGTAATTTCAACTAGTCCTAGTGGTGGTAGTGAAGCTGATATTGAGGGACCTTTGCCTGCTAATGACATTCACCATGATATATTGTCTGCTAATAATCTACTTAGTAAGAATGAACCAGAAGCATCATTACCTGTAAAAGATACTGAACATGATGTGTTAATTGCTATCAGCCATAAAGATGGTAGTAGTGAAGCAGAAAAAGAAACACCACTTCCAGCTAAAAATATTGAACATGAATCTGTACCTGCTGCCAACATTTGTGATCTTAATGATGCAGATCTGGTGAGACCTTTACTTCCTAAGGATATGGAACGTGTCACAAACTTAAGGACTGATGTAGAGGGGCCTTTGCCAGCAAGTGGAGTTGAACGGGACATAGTAACTACTGCCAGCCCTATTGTTATTAGCGTACCTGAAAGAGCTTCAGAGTCTTCATCAGAAGAAAAGGATGATTATGAAATTTTTGTGAAAGTTAAGGACACACatgacaaaagcaaaaaaacTAAAAGCCGTGACAAAGGtgataaagagaggaaaagagattccTCATTAAGATCTCGGAGTAAGCGCTCTAAATCTTCAGAACACAAATCACGTAGACGCACAAGTGAATCCCGTTCAAGAGCAAGAAAAAGGTCATCAAAGTCTAAATCTCATCGATCCCAAACACGGTCACGGTCACGTTCACGACGCAGGAGGAGAAGCAGCAGATCAAGATCAAAGTCAAGAGGAAGGCGTTCTTTATCAAAAGAGAAACGTAAAAGGTCTCCAAAACACAGGTCCAAGtctagggaaaggaaaaggaaaagatctaGCTCTAGAGATAATCGCAAAGTAGCCAGAGCTCGAAGTCGTACACCTAGTCGTCGCAGTAGAAGTCATACTCCTAGTCGAAGAAGAAGGTCTAGGTCTGTAGTTAGAAGAAGGAGCTTTAGCATTTCTCCTGTTCGCCGGAGCCGTACCCCAAGCCGCCGGAGCCGTACCCCAAGCCGCCGGAGCCGTACCCCAAGCCGCCGGAGCCGTACCCCAAGCCGCCGAAGAAGATCTAGATCAGTGGTTAGACGAAGAAGCTTTAGTATATCACCAGTTCGACTAAGACGGTCACGAACACCCTTGAGGAGGCGTTTTAGTAGATCTCCTATTCGCCGAAAACGATCCAGGTCTTCTGAAAGAGGCAGGTCACCACCTAAACGTCTGACGGATTTGG ATAAGGCTCAACTACTTGAAATAGCCAAAGCTAATGCAGCTGCCATGTGTGCTAAGGCTGGTGTTCCTTTACCGCCAAACCTAAAACCTGCACCTCCACCAACAGTAGAAGAGAAAGTTGCTAAAAAGTCAGGAGGAGCCACAATAGAAGAGCTCACTGAG AAATGCAAACAGATTGCACAAAGTAAAGAAGATGATGATGTTATAGTGAACAAGCCCCATGTTTCggatgaagaggaggaagaacgTCCTTTCTATCATCATCCCTTTAAACTCAATGAACCTAAACCCATTTTTTTCAACTTAAAT ATTGCCGCTGCAAAACCAACTCCACCAAAAAATCAGGTAACATTGACAAAAGAATTTCCTGTATCATCTGGCTCTCAACACagaaaaaaggaagcagatagtgTTTATGGAGAATGGGTTCCTGTAGAGAAAAATggtgaagaaaacaaagatgatGATAATGTCTTCAGCAGCAATTTACCTACTGAG ccTGTGGACATCTCTACAGCAATGAGTGAGCGGGCACTAGCTCAGAAGAGACTTAGTGAAAATGCATTTGACCTTGAGGCCATGAGCATGTTAAATAGAGCACAAGAGCGG ATCGATGCCTGGGCCCAGCTGAACTCCATTCCGGGCCAGTTCACGGGGAGTACGGGCGTGCAGGTCCTGACCCAGGAGCAGCTGGCCAACACCGGGGCCCAAGCGTGGATTAAAAAG